DNA sequence from the Janibacter sp. CX7 genome:
CGCGCGTCCGCCGGTGCCGCCCTCGTCACGGGCCTCGGGATGATCGGGATCGCCGCCGCGACGCCCGCCTCGGCCGAGGTCACGGGGAGCCTCGACTACTCGTGCAAGGAGGTCGGGCAGAACATCACCTTCACCGACCCGTGGACCGTCGACCTGACCCTCGACGTCCCGGAGACCGTCGAGCAGGGCGAGACGATCCCGGCCGGCGCCATCAAGGCCACGGTCACGCCCGGCGCCGACGCCACGCAGACGATGCAGGGCCTGGGGGTCAAGACCCTCGAGGGCACCGCCGCCACGACCTACACCTTCGGCGAAGGGGGCGAGGCCCGCGACGTGGCCCTCACCGTCCCGAAGACCGACGTGCCGGCGACCGGCACCGTGTCCGTCGACGCCACCGGTGAGAGCACCGAGGAGACCGCCCCCGCCGAGGACGTCAACGTCCCGATCACGGCGGGCGACTTCACCGCCGAGCTCGCCAACCAGGACGGCTTCATCTTCAAGATCGAGTGCACCGCGCCCGAGGACGCCACGGTCGGCACCGTCGCCGTCGGCGACGCCGAGCCGCCCGCCGAGGAGCCGGAGCCCCCGGCCGACGGTGGCGACGACCCGGCCACCGACGACCCGGCCACGGACGACGGCGCCGGCTCCGGCGACGCGCCGGCCGACGACGCCCCGGCCGAGGAGCCCGCGGGCGACGCCCCCGCCGGCGAGCCCGAGGTGCCGGGTGTCGTCCAGACCGACGACGCGGTCCAGTCCGCGACGAGCCCCACGGCCATCGCGCTCGGCGGTCTCCTGCTCGCCGCTGCCGGCGCGTCGACGGTCGTCGTCGCGCGTCGCCGCACGCAGGGCTGAGCACGCCGGGCAGCCGCACGCGGCTCCACGACGAGGCGCTCCGGGGATCCGCCCGGGGCGCCTCGTCGCGTCCGCCGGGTCCGATTTCCGCCTGCCCGCCGGGGCCCAACTCCGCAAGACCCTAGGGTCCTGCAGAGTTCGACACCGGGTCCGAATGTTTGCCGCCCGACCTGCCACACCTGCCTGACCGACGGGTGAAACGTGGCTGGGAAAGGGTTGTGAGGCCACCTACGGATCGGTAAGTTGCCGGGCGGAGGCGCCTTCAAGGGGATGGCGCCGCAACTCGGGGAGACAATTCACATGGCCAAGCGCCTCACCGCCCGCCTGTCGGCCGGCGCCGCACTCGTCACCGGGCTGGGGCTGGCGGGCATCGCCGTCAGCGTCCCGGCCAATGCCGACGTCACGGGGGAGCTCGCATACAGCTGCTCCGTCCCTGACCAGGGGATCCAGTTCGCGGACCCGTGGCAGGTCGCCTTCACCCTCGGGGTCGACGAGACCTACGAGCAGGGGGCCGCCATCACCGCGCCGAGCATCACGGCCGAGGTCACCCCGGGCGCCGACGCGCACGAGAAGATGCGCAGCCTGAGCATCAAGTCCCTGGAGGGCACCGCCGACGCCGGCTACACCTTCGGCGAGACCGAGCGCAGCACCACGCTGAGCGTCGCCAAGGTCGACGTGCCGGAGACTGGAGACGTCACGGTCGTCGCCACCGGCACCGGCGCCGACGAGGTTGCTCCGATGGAGGACACCGAGCTCGACATCACGGCCGGCGACTTCACCGCTGCGCTCACGACCGACACGGGCTTCGTCCTCAAGGTCTCGTGCACCGCGCCCGCTGACGCCACCGTCGGCACGGTCACGATCGGCAACCCCACGACCTCCGAGCCGACCACCTCGGAGCCCACCACCTCAGAGCCCACCACCTCCGAGCCCACGACGTCCGAGCCCACGACGTCCGAGCCGACCACCTCGGAGCCGACCACCTCGGAGCCGACCACCTCGGAGCCGACCACGTCCGAGCCCACCACCTCGACCCCGGCTCCCGAGGTCAACGACTGGTTCACCGAGCCCACCAGCCTGCCGATCACCTCCGACGGCAAGAGCTTCACCGTCAAGGGCACCGCGGACCAGGCGGGTGTCGTCACGGTCGTCCTGCTCGACGGCGACAAGAAGGTCCTGCGCACCATCGAGTGGAACGTGACGGAGGGCAGCAACACCCGCGACTTCCCCTTCGCCGAGGGCACTGACTACGTGCGTCTGGTCTCCGAGGACTGCGTCGACGCCAACGGCAACGACGGCTCGGTCCCCGGCGGCTGCAACGTCGAGTACTACGCCCCCTGGGTCAACCCCGACTCCGACGACGACTCCGGCGACGACGACGGTGCGGGCACCGGCTCCTCCGGCCCCGAGACCCCGGGCGTCGTCCAGACCGACGGCTTCAGCCGGGTCGCGCAGCCCGAGGGCGACAACACCGCCGCCTTCCTGCTCGGCGGTGCGCTGCTCGCCGGTGCGGGCGCCGGCTCGGTCGTCCTCGTCCGCCGCCGTCAGGCCGCACAGCACTGAGATACCACCGGCCACGGTCGGTGATCATGGCCACGGGCCGTCGGGTCGGGAGCACCTCCCACCCGGCGGCCCGTACCGTTGTCACCAGGGGGAACCGCCGGCACTCCCCCGTCGTTGACCACGACACGCCGACACATGTACTTGGGAGGACCGTGTGACGACCCCGCCGACGCGACGACAGAAGGGCCGCGAGCGCGCGCTCTACCGCCGCACGACGTGGCTCATCGCGGCAGCCGTCGCGCTCGTCATCGGCGGCGGAGCCGCGGCCGGTGCGTGGTGGACCCAGCGCGAGGACGACCAGGCCTCCCTGCCGGTCGGCACCTATGTCCCGCCGAGCGAGATCACCGAGCCCTCCTACCAGCCGACGAGCTCCTCGACGACGCGCAAGCGCTCGTCCACCTCGTCGTCGACCTCCTCGAAGTCCTCGAGCACGACGACGCCCTCGTCCACCCCCTCTGCCGCCCAGCGCAGTCAGCCCACGTCCGCCGAGGCCCCCGCCGGCGAGCCCACCCGGGTCCAGGTCCGCTCCGGCGGACGCGACATCGTCGACGCCTCGCTCCAGGCGACGCGGCTCGACGCGCAGAAGGTGCTGGCTCCCCCCTTCGGCACGGCTGGCTGGTACGCCGAGCCGGGCTGGCCCAAACCGGGCTACACCGGTGCGAGCATCCTCGTCGGCCACATCAACCACGGCGGCAACCCCGACGTCTTCTGGAACCTGCCGCGGGTGCGCATCGGTGACGTCGTCACCGTGACCTACGGGTCCGGGCGGACGGTGAAGTTCAAGATCACCCGCTCCGAGGCCGCGTCGAAGAAGGGCGTGCCGCAGGACGACTCGATCTGGGACTGGGACAACCCGCAGCCGGTGCTGCGCCTGATCACCTGCGACCCCGACACCCCGATCAACGCCGGTCACTACGAGGGCAACTGGGTCGTCTGGGCCGACCAGATGGTCAGCTGACCGACGACTCCTCGTCGTCCTCCCGGTCGTCGTCGACGCGGCACCACGACTGCACGAGCAGACCGGCGCCGGTGAGCAGGAGCGCGGCCAGCCCCGCGACGGCCCACACGAGGGCCAGGTGGCCGCGACCGGCATAGCCGATGTCCGGCGCGAGGGTGACCGCCTGACCGAGGTAGAGACCGCCGATGACGGCGCCGGTGAGGGCACTCGCCTGCGACAGGCGCAGGATGCGCTCGGCGACGATCGGCGGCACGTGGGCGCGGCCGCGGCGCATCCGCCACATCCGTCGACCGGCGGCGACGACGATCACGGCCATGCCGACGAGCAGCACGGCGGTGAGCCAGCCGATGCGCAGCGGTGCGTGGCCGCCGGCAACCCACCAGCGACCGAAGCCCCAGCTGAGCACACCCGCCAGGGCCAGTGCCGCGAGGACGGTGTGGAGGCGCAGGCCGCGGTCGAGCATCACAGCTCCTCGATGTCGCTCGTGTCGAGGGCGGCGAGCAGGTCGCCGACCGGCGTCGCCGCGTCGCCGACGCGCAGCACGGCGTCGGGGTCGACCCGCGACCACGGCTGCAGGACGAAGCCCC
Encoded proteins:
- a CDS encoding DUF6801 domain-containing protein is translated as MTSFRTRASAGAALVTGLGMIGIAAATPASAEVTGSLDYSCKEVGQNITFTDPWTVDLTLDVPETVEQGETIPAGAIKATVTPGADATQTMQGLGVKTLEGTAATTYTFGEGGEARDVALTVPKTDVPATGTVSVDATGESTEETAPAEDVNVPITAGDFTAELANQDGFIFKIECTAPEDATVGTVAVGDAEPPAEEPEPPADGGDDPATDDPATDDGAGSGDAPADDAPAEEPAGDAPAGEPEVPGVVQTDDAVQSATSPTAIALGGLLLAAAGASTVVVARRRTQG
- a CDS encoding class F sortase, whose translation is MTTPPTRRQKGRERALYRRTTWLIAAAVALVIGGGAAAGAWWTQREDDQASLPVGTYVPPSEITEPSYQPTSSSTTRKRSSTSSSTSSKSSSTTTPSSTPSAAQRSQPTSAEAPAGEPTRVQVRSGGRDIVDASLQATRLDAQKVLAPPFGTAGWYAEPGWPKPGYTGASILVGHINHGGNPDVFWNLPRVRIGDVVTVTYGSGRTVKFKITRSEAASKKGVPQDDSIWDWDNPQPVLRLITCDPDTPINAGHYEGNWVVWADQMVS
- a CDS encoding DUF3180 family protein, producing the protein MLDRGLRLHTVLAALALAGVLSWGFGRWWVAGGHAPLRIGWLTAVLLVGMAVIVVAAGRRMWRMRRGRAHVPPIVAERILRLSQASALTGAVIGGLYLGQAVTLAPDIGYAGRGHLALVWAVAGLAALLLTGAGLLVQSWCRVDDDREDDEESSVS